TTTTCACACCCAATTGACTACGCTTTACCTGAAAGTGTAACAGCGGAAACTCCAACTGCAACTGAAATCATTTTGAAATCAGCAAACAAGCAGTTGTTAGGTCAAGTAGCGGCAGAAATCCGTGCGTATCGTTCTCCTGAACCATATAAAGGTAAAGGTGTTCGTTATTCGGATGAAGTCATTCTTCGTAAAGAAGCTAAGAAGAAATAAGGCGCGAGGTTCTTATGAACGAAAAGAAACAAACCCGTTTGCGTCGTGCGAAAAGCACACGCTTGCACATCCGTGCATTGGGTGCGACTCGTTTGTGTGTAAACCGCACTCCGCGTCACATCTATGCTCAAGTTATTTCAGCAGATGGTGGCAAAGTTTTAGCACAAGCTTCAACTTTGGATGCATCTTTACGTAGCGGTACTACAGGTAATGTTGATGCTGCTACTAAAGTAGGCACTTTAATCGCAGAGCGCGCGAAAGCAGCTGGTGTAACTAAAGTTGCATTTGACCGTTCTGGTTTTAAATATCATGGTCGTATCAAAGCCTTGGCTGATGCTGCTCGTGAAAACGGCTTGGAGTTCTAATCATGGCTAAAGTTGAACAAAACGAAGGTCTTGTTGAAAAGCTGGTTGCCGTTGATCGTGTAGCCAAAGTTGTTAAGGGCGGTCGTATCTTCTCTTTCACAGCATTAACTGTTGTGGGT
This region of Acinetobacter sp. XS-4 genomic DNA includes:
- the rplR gene encoding 50S ribosomal protein L18, whose translation is MNEKKQTRLRRAKSTRLHIRALGATRLCVNRTPRHIYAQVISADGGKVLAQASTLDASLRSGTTGNVDAATKVGTLIAERAKAAGVTKVAFDRSGFKYHGRIKALADAARENGLEF